A region from the Salicibibacter cibarius genome encodes:
- the mutM gene encoding DNA-formamidopyrimidine glycosylase has translation MPELPEVEIVRRTLTKLVQNKQIVDVEVGWPKMIKEPDDVEAFRLFLAGQTIQQIGRKGKFLIFGLDDYALVSHLRMEGKYSLSEEAPTKHTHVRFFLHDNSELHYNDVRKFGTMHLFPKGREMSVAPLAKLGPEPMDPSFKPPYLREKFTKTTRNVKAVLLDQSAVAGLGNIYVDEALFRAGIFPGHPAASLDENAILRVHRETIVTLEAAIEAGGSSIRSYLNGNGEMGYFQQQLYVYGRKGQPCKMCEGEIERTIVAGRGTHYCPNCQPSV, from the coding sequence ATGCCAGAATTGCCAGAAGTGGAAATCGTAAGGAGAACATTAACGAAACTCGTGCAAAATAAGCAAATTGTCGATGTTGAGGTCGGATGGCCGAAGATGATAAAGGAACCGGATGATGTGGAGGCGTTTCGTCTTTTTCTCGCGGGACAAACGATTCAACAGATCGGTCGAAAGGGAAAGTTTTTGATCTTTGGTTTGGATGATTATGCGCTTGTCTCCCATTTACGCATGGAAGGGAAATACAGCCTAAGTGAGGAAGCGCCAACGAAACACACGCATGTACGATTTTTTCTTCACGATAACAGTGAACTTCATTATAACGATGTGCGTAAATTTGGGACGATGCATTTGTTTCCGAAGGGCAGAGAAATGAGCGTTGCACCGTTGGCAAAGTTAGGGCCGGAACCGATGGATCCTTCCTTCAAACCTCCTTACCTACGGGAAAAATTCACGAAAACGACCCGCAATGTGAAAGCCGTGTTGCTAGACCAATCCGCGGTTGCCGGACTTGGCAACATCTATGTAGATGAGGCGTTGTTTCGCGCCGGGATTTTTCCCGGCCATCCGGCCGCGTCGCTTGATGAAAACGCAATTTTGCGGGTTCATCGTGAAACAATCGTAACCTTGGAAGCGGCCATCGAAGCCGGAGGTTCTTCCATTCGTTCCTATCTAAATGGCAACGGGGAAATGGGGTATTTTCAGCAACAATTGTATGTATATGGCCGTAAAGGGCAACCGTGCAAAATGTGTGAGGGGGAAATTGAACGAACAATCGTCGCCGGGCGCGGAACGCACTATTGCCCAAATTGCCAGCCTTCGGTTTGA
- the ytaF gene encoding sporulation membrane protein YtaF: MEGWVALLVLAFAVSVDAFGVGMTYGMRKLKISMLPVVLIGLCSFISALMAGLFAGVVFQYIPAHFADYLGGIILIAIGAWAIYQGIRPNEQPQRPPVRKNKEGTMVNWEIKKLGLVIQVLRKPTTADMDGSGTISVKEAMLLGFALALDAFGAGFGVAMLGYPVLVFAVFVFVMCSIFLVLGKKGGFKLSGRKAVDKLVFLPGLLIVCIGLSNFI, translated from the coding sequence ATGGAAGGCTGGGTCGCGTTACTCGTGCTTGCGTTCGCGGTTAGTGTAGATGCATTCGGAGTTGGCATGACGTACGGCATGCGCAAGCTTAAAATCTCCATGTTGCCGGTTGTACTTATCGGTTTATGTTCATTTATATCTGCTTTAATGGCGGGTTTGTTCGCGGGAGTGGTTTTCCAATATATCCCCGCCCATTTTGCCGATTACCTGGGAGGCATCATTCTTATCGCGATCGGTGCATGGGCAATTTATCAAGGAATACGGCCGAATGAACAGCCACAAAGACCGCCCGTCCGTAAAAATAAAGAAGGGACGATGGTCAACTGGGAAATTAAAAAATTGGGCCTTGTCATCCAAGTGTTGCGAAAGCCGACTACTGCCGATATGGATGGTTCAGGGACGATTTCCGTTAAAGAAGCGATGCTCTTAGGATTTGCGCTCGCCTTGGATGCTTTTGGGGCCGGTTTTGGAGTCGCGATGCTTGGATATCCGGTGCTTGTCTTTGCGGTGTTCGTTTTCGTTATGTGCTCGATATTTTTAGTTCTTGGAAAAAAAGGCGGTTTTAAACTTTCCGGCCGAAAAGCCGTCGATAAACTCGTTTTTTTGCCCGGGTTGCTTATCGTTTGCATCGGATTGTCTAATTTTATCTAA
- a CDS encoding response regulator transcription factor, with protein MAYKLLVVDDEESIITLLTYNLEKEGYDVDSASDGHTAVELAMAHTYDLIVLDLMLPGMDGLEVCRHLREQKVNAPILMLTAKDEEFDKVLGLELGADDYMTKPFSPRELVARVRAIIRRVEQAGTMNAPGVETDQKKEVLGDIDIYPDHHEAYVNKNQLELTPKEFELLLYLIHHRGRVLTRDQLLNAVWNYEFVGDSRIVDVHISHLREKIEPETKKPSYIKTVRGIGYKMESPDKQ; from the coding sequence ATGGCTTACAAATTGTTGGTCGTAGATGATGAAGAATCCATTATCACGCTATTAACCTACAACCTTGAAAAAGAAGGATATGATGTTGATAGCGCAAGTGATGGGCACACAGCAGTGGAATTGGCAATGGCGCACACGTACGATCTTATTGTGCTCGACTTGATGCTACCCGGGATGGATGGGCTAGAGGTTTGCCGGCATCTGAGGGAACAAAAGGTGAACGCGCCCATTCTCATGTTAACGGCTAAAGATGAAGAATTTGATAAAGTTTTGGGGTTGGAACTCGGTGCCGATGATTATATGACGAAACCGTTCAGTCCCAGGGAGCTGGTCGCGCGGGTGCGCGCCATTATTCGCCGGGTGGAACAGGCAGGTACAATGAACGCTCCGGGTGTTGAGACGGATCAAAAGAAGGAAGTTCTTGGTGATATTGACATTTACCCGGATCATCATGAAGCCTATGTTAATAAGAATCAACTTGAGCTCACGCCGAAGGAGTTCGAATTGTTACTGTACTTAATTCATCACCGCGGACGGGTGCTTACGAGGGATCAACTACTGAACGCAGTCTGGAATTATGAATTTGTGGGAGATTCACGGATTGTTGATGTGCATATTAGCCATTTAAGGGAAAAAATAGAACCGGAGACAAAAAAACCTTCCTACATAAAAACGGTACGGGGCATTGGCTACAAAATGGAAAGCCCGGATAAACAATGA
- the coaE gene encoding dephospho-CoA kinase (Dephospho-CoA kinase (CoaE) performs the final step in coenzyme A biosynthesis.) gives MIIGLTGGIASGKSLLADYMRAWDLPIIDADAVAREVVEPGQPAYEEIKDYFGNDVFHDDGTLDRKALGSIIFADKEKRNRLNKITHPAIQKEMMNKKEALINEGNRTLIFDIPLLVENGRMNTVDRVLLACVSEDVQLKRLMERDGSTKEEALERIRSQMPLKEKKDYADAVVDNDGSRAESKNQLLHILTEWGVEVED, from the coding sequence ATGATCATAGGACTCACCGGCGGTATTGCCAGCGGGAAAAGTTTACTTGCGGATTATATGCGGGCTTGGGATCTGCCGATCATCGATGCGGACGCGGTAGCCCGGGAGGTCGTCGAGCCCGGGCAACCGGCATACGAGGAAATCAAAGATTATTTCGGAAATGATGTTTTTCACGATGATGGCACGTTGGACCGCAAGGCGCTCGGCAGCATTATTTTTGCCGACAAAGAAAAACGGAATCGTCTCAATAAGATCACACATCCGGCGATTCAAAAGGAAATGATGAACAAAAAAGAAGCACTGATCAACGAGGGCAATCGAACGCTTATTTTCGATATCCCTTTGCTTGTAGAGAATGGAAGAATGAATACGGTGGATCGTGTGCTGCTTGCGTGTGTCAGTGAGGATGTGCAATTAAAACGGCTGATGGAACGGGACGGGAGTACGAAAGAAGAGGCGCTTGAACGGATACGTTCGCAAATGCCATTAAAGGAGAAAAAAGATTACGCGGATGCGGTTGTCGATAACGACGGCAGCCGCGCCGAATCAAAAAATCAATTGCTACATATTCTAACGGAATGGGGGGTGGAGGTTGAGGATTAA
- the nrdR gene encoding transcriptional regulator NrdR, whose product MRCPACQANGARVLDSRPHDDHKSIRRRRECESCFHRFTTFEVVEVTPLIIVKKDGNREEFSREKMLRGLIRACEKRPVALEKLEGIVTKVEAELRNDGEAEVSSHSVGEQVMKHLAKIDDVAYVRFASVYRQFKDINVFINELEELMNQNEENGSEKR is encoded by the coding sequence ATGCGCTGTCCGGCCTGTCAAGCAAACGGTGCCCGCGTCCTCGATTCGCGCCCGCATGACGACCATAAGTCGATCCGACGTCGCAGGGAATGCGAGTCATGTTTCCATCGGTTTACAACGTTTGAAGTTGTGGAAGTTACGCCACTCATCATTGTAAAAAAAGATGGAAATCGCGAAGAGTTTAGCCGTGAGAAAATGTTGCGTGGACTTATTCGCGCGTGCGAAAAGCGGCCGGTTGCGCTTGAAAAACTAGAAGGTATTGTCACAAAAGTAGAGGCCGAGTTAAGAAATGACGGAGAGGCCGAAGTGTCCAGTCACTCGGTAGGTGAGCAGGTTATGAAACACTTGGCAAAAATTGACGATGTGGCGTATGTTCGCTTTGCCTCTGTTTATCGTCAATTTAAAGATATCAATGTTTTCATCAATGAATTGGAAGAACTGATGAATCAAAATGAGGAAAACGGATCTGAAAAGAGATGA
- the phoU gene encoding phosphate signaling complex protein PhoU, whose product MTPRQPLTEELDRLSLEIRNMGRLAYDSVKQSLQAMNQQDLALAESVIALDQDLNQNEARLDEGAVNVIATQQPVATDLRKVLAFIKVASDLERIGDLAVEVAKSVIQIENQDITAEGRTLEKMGEDALEMIVQSLQSFRELDVTKALELEKMDHRLDEQYEQMIHTLMSHVRADQASAPQLLQLAYIVRSIERIGDHCTNISEQVLFVEKGERYDLNP is encoded by the coding sequence ATGACGCCTAGACAACCATTAACGGAAGAACTGGACCGTTTAAGCCTTGAAATCAGAAACATGGGCCGACTCGCCTATGATTCCGTAAAACAATCTTTGCAAGCGATGAATCAGCAAGACCTGGCATTGGCGGAGTCCGTCATCGCGCTTGACCAAGATCTCAATCAAAACGAAGCGCGCCTGGATGAAGGGGCAGTGAACGTCATCGCGACGCAACAACCCGTTGCCACCGACCTTCGTAAAGTGCTAGCCTTTATTAAAGTAGCCTCGGATTTGGAACGGATCGGAGATCTTGCCGTTGAAGTGGCAAAGTCCGTTATACAAATCGAAAACCAGGATATCACTGCCGAAGGAAGAACGTTAGAGAAGATGGGAGAAGATGCCTTAGAGATGATTGTACAATCATTGCAGTCCTTCCGGGAATTGGATGTAACTAAAGCGTTGGAATTGGAAAAAATGGATCATCGGTTGGATGAGCAATACGAACAAATGATACACACACTCATGAGCCATGTCCGTGCAGACCAAGCGTCTGCACCACAATTGTTGCAGCTGGCCTATATTGTGCGGTCGATTGAGCGTATAGGCGATCACTGCACAAATATTTCCGAGCAAGTATTGTTTGTTGAAAAAGGCGAACGCTATGATCTCAATCCATAG
- the polA gene encoding DNA polymerase I: protein MNKLVLVDGNSVAYRAFYALPLLSNDKGVYTNAVYGFTTMLLKILEEEQPTHMLIAFDAGKTTFRHEQFEDYKSDRQKTPPELSEQLPIIQEILQSFTINSVQVELYEADDIIGTLAKRAEDENWQVRIYTGDKDLLQLVTDRTHVAITKKGITNVDWYDTDAIAERYGIPATHIPDMKGLGGDSSDNIPGVPKIGEKTALKLLAEYGNIEDVLDHADDVSGPKMRERLKEYREQALMSKQLAVINREAPVDLGLDRLSYEGYDSKAVRQLFKEYGFNSLMNQIATDEDIEEEEAALEEFEFQHMENITDEMLASPAALIVEVPVENYHNADIWGVGIVNENGSFTVPAETALTTDAFRDWLADEKKEKYLFDAKRVIVALGWKNIALKGVPFDALIASYLLDPSLSAHDMADIAERRGLHTVLADESVYGKGAKFSKPEAATLNDHLARKAATLWKIEGALRSELDENEQSGLFSTLELPLSLVLAEMELQGIATDEQQLIDMGEELDERLQSLEQDIHSLAGEMFNINSPKQLGPILFEKLELPVIKKTKTGYSTAADVLEKLADEHEIIPKLLHYRQVMKLKSTYIEGLLKVIHADTHKIHTRFNQAITQTGRLSSAEPNLQNIPIRLEEGRKIRKAFVPSEPEWVILAADYSQIELRVLAHMSGDEKLKAAFHEGQDIHTQTAMDVFDVGKEEVTDTMRRQAKAVNFGIVYGISDYGLSQNLGITRKEAQSFIDRYFESYPNVKKYMDEAVLHARDEGYVTTLLKRRRYLPEINDRNFNRRSFAERTAMNTPIQGTAADIIKKAMVDVADDLKRQGLQSRLLLQVHDELIFEVPPTEIEQMETLVTETMTGTIALDVPLIVDVAYGETWYEAK, encoded by the coding sequence ATGAATAAACTCGTGCTTGTAGACGGAAATAGCGTGGCATACCGTGCTTTTTATGCCCTGCCCCTCTTATCGAATGATAAAGGGGTCTACACAAACGCCGTCTATGGATTTACAACGATGCTGCTTAAAATTTTGGAGGAAGAACAACCGACGCACATGCTTATCGCGTTTGATGCCGGGAAAACAACCTTCCGACATGAACAATTCGAAGACTATAAAAGCGATCGCCAGAAAACGCCGCCGGAGCTTTCGGAACAACTGCCGATCATTCAAGAAATTTTACAGTCGTTTACGATTAACTCCGTTCAGGTCGAGTTATATGAAGCAGATGATATTATCGGGACGCTTGCCAAACGTGCAGAAGACGAGAACTGGCAGGTTCGCATCTACACCGGAGATAAGGACTTGCTTCAGCTCGTGACCGACAGGACGCACGTTGCGATTACGAAAAAGGGCATTACGAATGTTGATTGGTATGACACCGACGCAATCGCTGAACGGTATGGCATACCGGCCACACACATTCCTGATATGAAAGGGCTCGGCGGGGATTCATCGGATAATATCCCGGGCGTCCCCAAAATCGGTGAAAAAACAGCCCTTAAATTATTGGCTGAATATGGCAATATTGAAGACGTTCTGGACCATGCCGATGATGTATCCGGTCCGAAAATGAGGGAACGGCTGAAAGAATACCGGGAACAAGCCCTTATGAGCAAGCAATTGGCGGTCATTAACCGGGAAGCACCAGTTGATTTGGGGCTGGACCGTCTTTCTTATGAAGGGTATGACAGTAAAGCAGTGCGGCAGCTTTTTAAAGAATACGGGTTCAATTCTTTAATGAACCAAATTGCGACTGACGAGGATATAGAAGAAGAGGAAGCGGCACTTGAGGAATTTGAATTCCAACATATGGAAAATATTACAGATGAAATGCTCGCGTCACCGGCGGCTCTTATTGTCGAAGTGCCGGTAGAGAATTACCACAATGCCGATATTTGGGGCGTCGGCATTGTAAATGAAAACGGATCATTCACCGTCCCCGCGGAGACCGCACTCACAACGGATGCTTTTCGTGATTGGTTAGCCGATGAAAAAAAAGAAAAGTACTTATTTGACGCCAAGCGCGTCATCGTCGCTTTGGGATGGAAGAATATCGCGCTCAAAGGCGTGCCTTTCGATGCTCTCATTGCATCGTATCTCTTGGATCCTTCTTTATCGGCGCACGACATGGCGGATATTGCTGAACGGCGGGGCTTACACACGGTTTTAGCGGATGAAAGCGTGTATGGGAAAGGCGCGAAGTTTAGCAAGCCTGAGGCCGCGACGCTCAACGACCATTTGGCTCGTAAAGCGGCTACGCTTTGGAAAATAGAGGGAGCCCTTCGTTCCGAGTTGGATGAAAATGAACAAAGCGGCTTGTTTTCAACGTTGGAGCTTCCCTTATCATTAGTGCTCGCGGAAATGGAGCTGCAGGGGATCGCGACAGATGAACAACAGTTGATTGATATGGGTGAGGAACTTGACGAGCGCCTGCAGTCGCTCGAACAAGACATCCATTCCCTTGCCGGTGAAATGTTCAATATTAATTCCCCGAAACAATTGGGGCCGATTCTTTTTGAGAAGCTTGAACTTCCGGTCATCAAGAAAACGAAAACCGGGTATTCCACTGCTGCCGACGTTCTCGAAAAGCTTGCCGATGAACACGAAATCATTCCGAAACTTTTGCACTACCGGCAAGTGATGAAACTCAAATCGACGTATATCGAGGGGCTTCTTAAGGTTATTCATGCAGATACGCACAAAATCCACACGCGTTTTAACCAAGCCATCACGCAGACGGGCCGTTTGAGTTCGGCTGAACCGAATTTGCAAAACATCCCGATTCGCCTTGAAGAAGGAAGAAAAATACGCAAAGCCTTTGTTCCTTCAGAACCCGAATGGGTGATTTTGGCTGCTGATTATTCACAAATTGAATTGCGTGTTCTTGCCCATATGTCCGGTGATGAAAAATTAAAAGCGGCTTTTCACGAAGGACAAGATATTCATACGCAAACAGCAATGGATGTGTTTGACGTTGGAAAAGAGGAAGTTACCGACACGATGCGTCGTCAGGCGAAAGCGGTGAATTTCGGAATCGTCTATGGCATTAGCGATTATGGTTTATCCCAAAATCTCGGGATCACAAGAAAAGAAGCCCAATCGTTTATTGACCGTTATTTTGAAAGTTATCCGAACGTGAAGAAATACATGGATGAAGCTGTGCTCCATGCGCGAGATGAAGGTTATGTTACGACTCTGTTAAAGCGCCGGCGTTATCTCCCCGAGATTAACGACCGAAATTTTAACCGCAGAAGTTTCGCGGAACGAACAGCGATGAATACGCCCATTCAAGGAACGGCTGCCGACATCATTAAAAAAGCTATGGTTGATGTAGCAGATGATTTGAAGAGACAAGGATTGCAAAGTCGCCTGCTGTTACAAGTTCATGACGAGCTGATTTTTGAGGTTCCGCCAACAGAAATCGAACAAATGGAAACGCTCGTCACCGAGACAATGACGGGAACAATTGCCCTTGATGTGCCGCTTATCGTTGATGTGGCGTATGGGGAAACTTGGTACGAAGCGAAGTGA
- a CDS encoding glyceraldehyde-3-phosphate dehydrogenase: MSATVAINGFGRIGRMAFRRAFFDDTLNIVAVNATYPPQTLAHLLKHDTVHGRFEATVEANDEAIIVNGKEIKIVQSRDPLKLPWDDLDIDVVIESTGKFKTREGAGAHLKAGAKKVVITAPGKDEDATIVIGVNDEDYDDEHHHILSNASCTTNCLAPVVKTLDEAFGIESGLMTTVHSYTNDQKNIDNPHKDLRRARACGQSIIPTTTGAAKAISKVLPHLEGKLNGSALRVPTPNVSLVDLVCDLKTEVTETAVNDAFRAAANKEMKGILASSDEPLVSVDYNGNDHSSIIDELSTMVINRRQVKVLAWYDNEWGYACRVVDLVRLIAQKAAKTSTVNG; the protein is encoded by the coding sequence ATGAGTGCAACCGTGGCGATTAATGGTTTCGGCCGTATAGGGAGAATGGCATTTCGCAGGGCTTTTTTTGATGATACGCTAAATATTGTTGCTGTGAATGCGACGTATCCACCGCAAACACTCGCGCATTTACTCAAGCATGATACGGTTCATGGGCGATTTGAAGCGACAGTGGAGGCCAATGATGAAGCCATTATCGTGAATGGAAAAGAAATTAAAATCGTACAATCCCGGGATCCGTTGAAGTTGCCTTGGGATGATCTGGATATTGACGTGGTTATTGAATCCACCGGAAAATTTAAAACAAGAGAGGGCGCTGGAGCCCATTTGAAGGCAGGAGCAAAAAAGGTCGTAATCACGGCCCCCGGAAAAGATGAGGACGCAACGATCGTCATTGGCGTAAATGATGAAGATTATGATGATGAGCATCATCACATTCTTTCCAATGCCTCTTGTACAACGAATTGCCTGGCACCGGTTGTTAAAACATTGGATGAAGCGTTCGGCATCGAGAGCGGTTTAATGACAACGGTCCATTCGTATACGAACGACCAAAAAAATATTGATAATCCACATAAAGACTTGCGTCGGGCAAGAGCTTGCGGTCAATCCATTATTCCGACGACGACCGGAGCGGCTAAAGCCATTTCAAAGGTTCTGCCTCATCTTGAAGGAAAGTTGAACGGATCGGCGTTACGGGTGCCGACACCGAATGTTTCTTTGGTGGACCTTGTTTGTGATTTGAAGACAGAGGTGACAGAGACAGCAGTTAATGATGCATTTCGTGCGGCAGCGAACAAAGAAATGAAAGGAATTCTGGCTTCTTCGGATGAGCCTCTCGTTTCCGTCGATTATAACGGAAATGACCATTCCTCGATTATCGACGAATTGTCGACGATGGTCATTAACCGTCGGCAAGTAAAAGTGCTGGCCTGGTACGATAATGAATGGGGTTATGCATGCCGGGTCGTTGATCTTGTACGTCTCATTGCACAAAAAGCAGCGAAAACTTCAACGGTCAATGGATAA
- the pnpS gene encoding two-component system histidine kinase PnpS, whose product MNTFRSRLMASLLIIILLTLAALGFLIGQLINDFYMDETVDRLQKEARMIASVAQESEEDLQTLSEEIGIQLDLRVTFIAEDGEVIAESSDVEGDEMESHLNREEILLAGSPEGATIRDSETVGRSLLYYAHPIGEGDTNEGYVRLALPIDAVQEATGQMWIIIAVGFLVALIIIVVLGYRVTQRLTRPISQVTGMANELAKGNYHARTHDEASDELGQLTRSVNTLAYNLQKTTSNYERQQENLEALIDNMGSGLLFIDGRGHITLANRMCDDIFQADTSEWLEHLYYDCIHDHNFVQFIQRVFLTETHAHEQLYFDDGWSVKHYEAYGTPVTNSKSQLHGVVVVLHDITGLKRLEEIRKDFVANVSHELKTPVTSLKGFAETLLSESMENQDVQRQFLEIIWKESDRLQDLVSDLLELSRIETHNFQLNLQPIALSKIGAETERLLRKKAGDKSLQFNFSSEGNTEMIGDASRIKQILLNLLTNAIAYTGEGGEVKLNIHGEAEFIVCRVSDTGIGIEKQDLPRIFERFYRVDKARSRNLGGTGLGLAIVKHLLEAHEGTIEAKSEPSVGTTFTIRFPKEWNG is encoded by the coding sequence ATGAATACTTTTCGTTCCCGTTTGATGGCTTCTTTGTTGATCATTATTTTACTTACGCTCGCGGCTTTAGGGTTTCTCATTGGTCAATTGATCAATGATTTCTATATGGACGAAACGGTGGATCGTCTACAAAAAGAAGCGCGAATGATCGCCTCTGTTGCTCAAGAAAGCGAGGAAGATCTGCAAACACTAAGTGAAGAGATCGGTATACAACTGGATTTACGCGTGACGTTCATTGCTGAAGATGGAGAGGTCATCGCGGAGTCCTCTGACGTTGAAGGCGACGAAATGGAAAGCCACCTTAATCGGGAAGAAATTCTATTGGCCGGGAGCCCCGAAGGGGCAACCATTCGCGATAGTGAAACCGTCGGAAGAAGTCTGCTCTATTATGCTCACCCAATAGGGGAAGGCGATACCAATGAAGGTTACGTAAGACTAGCGCTCCCCATCGATGCTGTTCAGGAAGCAACCGGTCAAATGTGGATCATAATCGCCGTTGGTTTTCTGGTTGCCCTTATCATCATCGTTGTTTTGGGCTATCGGGTGACGCAAAGGCTTACGCGCCCCATTAGCCAGGTGACGGGTATGGCCAATGAACTTGCAAAAGGAAACTATCATGCACGAACACATGATGAGGCAAGCGATGAACTGGGACAATTAACCCGATCTGTTAATACGTTGGCCTACAATCTGCAAAAAACAACGTCAAACTATGAGCGCCAACAAGAAAACTTGGAAGCTTTAATTGATAACATGGGTAGCGGTCTCTTGTTCATTGATGGCCGAGGCCATATAACACTCGCGAACCGTATGTGTGATGACATTTTTCAAGCGGATACAAGTGAATGGTTGGAACATCTTTATTATGATTGCATTCATGATCATAATTTCGTTCAATTCATTCAGCGTGTCTTTTTAACCGAGACACATGCGCATGAGCAATTGTATTTTGACGATGGCTGGTCTGTAAAGCATTATGAAGCTTACGGAACGCCGGTCACTAATAGCAAAAGCCAATTACACGGTGTGGTCGTGGTCTTGCATGATATCACAGGTTTGAAACGGCTGGAAGAGATACGGAAAGATTTTGTGGCCAATGTTTCCCATGAATTAAAGACGCCGGTCACGTCACTTAAAGGGTTCGCTGAAACATTGCTCAGTGAGTCGATGGAGAATCAGGATGTTCAACGACAGTTTTTGGAAATAATCTGGAAGGAAAGTGATCGCCTTCAAGATTTGGTGAGCGATTTGCTCGAGTTGTCACGCATTGAAACTCACAACTTCCAGTTGAATTTACAACCGATCGCTCTCTCGAAAATCGGAGCGGAAACAGAGCGTTTATTAAGAAAAAAAGCAGGTGACAAATCGTTACAATTTAACTTTTCGAGTGAGGGGAACACGGAAATGATTGGTGATGCGTCTCGGATAAAGCAAATACTCTTGAACTTGCTAACGAACGCTATCGCATACACCGGAGAAGGTGGGGAAGTAAAGCTAAATATTCACGGGGAAGCCGAGTTCATCGTCTGTCGAGTGAGTGATACAGGGATAGGTATTGAAAAACAGGACCTCCCGCGCATATTCGAACGCTTTTATCGCGTTGACAAAGCACGGAGTCGCAACCTGGGCGGCACAGGCCTGGGCTTAGCCATCGTTAAACACTTATTGGAGGCGCATGAAGGTACAATTGAGGCAAAGAGCGAACCGAGCGTGGGCACGACGTTTACGATTCGTTTTCCGAAAGAATGGAATGGCTGA